From Podospora bellae-mahoneyi strain CBS 112042 chromosome 5, whole genome shotgun sequence:
TGTGCTGGGGCTTGGCATTCAGCTACCTCGTATAAAGTAACCTACTACCCCGCTCTGGTTGTCTCCGGACTTCATCTGTTAGGTGCAATCACCTCCGCCTTTTGCCATCCATGGCTAGCATACACAGACTCTCGACCGAAGTCGTACTTCAAATTTGCGAGCTTCTACATGAGGATCACAGACCCAGCTTGGTCTCCTTTGCACTGGCCAACAAGCAATACCACACAATCGCGTCAGTGTCGTTATTTCAAAAGATCACGTTCAACATTACAACACCAAACCGTCTGGAGAAACACGTAGCGAAATGCACGGGAGTTCTTGAACGGAATCACGCCTTCCAGCACGTCCGCTCCGTTGCTATTGTTGGCTCCTACGATGAGGAGTTTTACATGAGGGATGGGTATTACCGATCAGACCTGACTGAAAGGGACAAGGACAACGACATGTTTCATTTCCACCATTGGAACGCCGGGCGTGCGCCTTCCTTGCAGTGGGACATCAACAACGCAAGATTGCATGGAATTCCCGATTACTCCGAGTTTCGCGAGCGTGCCAGTGGGAATGAATTCCACTCCACAGACGTGAGGGAAGCCTATGATATGGACGAGGAATGGGAACCCATGGCCCAGTTATTCGACCGACTACCTGGCCTGCGGGAGGTCGTCTACAAGTGCCAGGTTCAATTTCCACCCTGTCTCCTCCAGGCTCTCCATGATAAGATGCCGCAGATCACACCTCGACTTCACCTTCGCGCCTTTAAACTGCGCATGATGAACGACACCATTACCGCCTGGACGGACCCTGATCCCCATGAGATGGCCCTGCTTAAATCGCCTTGCCTTGACAGTCTTTGGTTTGTGGATACTGTTGCCAGTTGGTCTCGGTGGATTTCAAGTAGAAGCCGGGATTCACGGGCTCGCGAGGAACAAAAGAACTTGCATGCCTTTTGTGAAATGGTGGATAGGTGGCCAATTGTACCCAACCTACACGAGGTTGGGGTGATGGGCAACTATACTCACGTCCAAGGCACCCGTTCTGACAATATTCTTCTCGCCATTATGAGAAACGCAGCCAAGAAAAACACCCTTCGTCTGAAGACCTTGAACTTGGATTGCGCATATGTGAGTCAGATTCTGGCAATGGATCCGAGTCTTGATCTCAGTATGCTGCGAGCCCTTCATCTGTTAAACATGAGTCACAATTCGGTCATTGATGCGCTTTCGGCTCAGAGCCTTCCTCTACTGCGCGACCTGTCCATACAGTTCATATTCACGGCTTCGTGGAAGGAATACGACAGGGTCAAACAATTTGTAAGAGGGTTCCGAAATCTCGAGAGCCTGCGCGTGCGGGGATGGGATTGGTCTGTGGCTTCCTTTTCGGACTGGTGTGGGGAAATAACCCCTTATCAGACAGTCCGAAGTCTTGACCTTGGATGTGGAGAGGAGAATGGCGTGATGTCAAGCTCGATTCAGACTGAACTGGAGATCATGTTTCTTGGATATGTGTACCCCGGGGTTGAAACGCTATCTCTGCCCATCCGACGGTCGAAGGGCGACCAGCATGAGGTCCGTTTATACCAGACCCTTGGCAGGAGCTTCCCAAAGCTCAAGCGACTGGCACTGACCCTCGAAGCACTCTTGCCCGGTGTGGAGAGGCTACCATCTCAACTTCTTAATCCGGCTGCACCCGCTCAAACTCACCTTTCAGGAGCACCAGGTGTCTACCGGGATCCACTAGGTGGCTGGGATCCGATAGTACAATCACGCGAGAGTTACAGCTATCTACCATTCCCCAAACAGCCCTTCATCATTGGGCGCTACTCACCGTTTCTGAACGGCGACATCCTGGACCTTTTTGTCAACTCGGCCCTCGACGCTAAACTGGCCCGTCAGATCTTTGATGCGATATCTTCCAGCTGTCACACCTCTTCCCGGCTGGAGACTATGATGGTCCGTAGTAAGGCCTTGATCCGATTTCGATCTGCATATAACCCCGAGCCAGAGTCCAATGGCTATGTCGCTGGAACTGGGACCGGGTATGGCCGGTACGACGAAGATGGTTATATTAGACCGTTATTGACCGGACTAACGAGACAGTGGTTACTTGATACTCTACTTTGTAATGATAgtggggagagggttagggtcaaAGAGATTGGGGCGCGGGCTGAGGGTTTAAAAAGGGAACCGGTGGATCCACAGAGCGTTCCTATTACAGATCGATTGGCTTTTTTCAAGGCAGAGTTGATTCGTATAGAGGCCTGTAATAAGGGaaaatatttaaacgagcggaaagggtggtgggagaacGTTAGGGTTCCTGAGGAACATTCATTGATGGTTCATTTCAGGGAGTTGTGGCCTGGTAGGAaggagggtgggagagggtggtgggaggactgggagagttgggatttggagacTGTCAGTGAGCAAGGGCAAACATAACCTTTCTTGCAGTGCAACTAAAGATTAGGCTCGAATACTTATTGGTGGGTGGTATTCATGCTAATATTACTTATAACTGCTTCTAGTTAGATGTTTGGGGTTGGTAGAGGGCTGAATTTGCCCACAAGGGGTATCAGATAAGCCATTGTTGCCGCCCCCTCCCGAATTACCCATGAGATGATACCCACTAACCTGAACCTTGGAAATGGTGCCAATTTTATGAATAAATCCGATTGACTGCAAAACAATTAACCTTGATTGTCTTTGTCGCGACTTGCTCAACAACTCGGAAATTCGAAGCACGCTAATTTTGTTGACAGTTCAATATTTGTGCATTTGTGCATTGTATTATTTTATGCAGTGTCCGTTCGTCGGTGCCCAAGCTCCACTTTCGACGACATCGCTACCGACCCAAGAACAGCTCAAGTACTTTTGGACCGCAGGGGATGGAGGGAACCGGTTCAACTTAATTTCTTCAACCTTTCTGTTGGGAAAACACAACCGGCTCAAATTTCGCAATCCAATCCGTTCCCCAGCACGTTTACATGTCTTGGTGAGCGCTCGCGCAAGCTGAGATGTCCCCCTTGCTCTCCACATTGCTTCGCGAGGTCTTGTTTCAGGTCTGCGACATGCTTCACGAAGACGACCCATCAGCCGTATTCTCATTTGTCTTGTGTAGTGAGTACTGCTACCAAGCTGCGCAATCAGTTCTGTTTCGGCACCTCAGATTCAAGGTTACCTCGCAGCGCGAGTTGGCATATCATGTGAAGAAGTGCACCCGTCTTCTTCAGGCCAAGGATGCTTTTCGTCATGTCCGCTCTGTGGCCATTGTCGGACCTGTTGACAGTTTCTTGGCGGGGCAGAGATCAGGGCTTTTTTCAACGACTGAGCTCTGGAGAAAGCACTGGCGACAGACAAGATGACTATTGTCCCTGGCACCCGTCGCCCTTTCCCTCCGCGGATTGGGAAGTGAATTATACAAGGCTTCACGGAATCCCGGACTATTCAGAGTTTGGCGGTGAGATCGCTGGCACGGATGAAGAACTATGGAATTACTACGGCACAGATCTTGCGAGAGTGATTTACGACGCAGACTGGGCGTGGCAACCCTTAGCTGATTTGATCTCTAAGCTATCAGGACTCGGTGATTTTGTTTACCAATGCCCAATGCAGTTTGCACCTTGCTTGCTACGAGCCCTTCACGAAAAGAGTCACACGGTTCGTCTCCATTTACACACGTTCAAGCTACGGATGCTGGACAGGAACCCTAGGATACTGGACTCTCGCGAGTACGCTCTGATTACCTCGGCGCTCTGAAGAGTTTGACCCTGACATGCGTCACTACACCGGCTGAATTCAGCTGTGTGAAGAGCAAGGGGCCATTCCCCATTTAACGACACTTGCTATAGGCGGGCATATTGTGCGCGAGTCTTCAGAAGGTCTAGGAGACTTCCCGTCACTGTTCCCCAAGTTGGAGAATTTGACCATGCGGGATGCTTGTTTCGTCCTGCTTCCCTAACAAACCTTCAAACTGGGACCTGCCCTCTCAACACTGTCAAGAGCCTCCGTTTTGTCAAATGGGATGAGGGCTATGTTGAGCCTGGcctggagggcgaggaaggtcCATATGTCCTCGGGGGATCCATTAAAACCATAGAGGAACTAGCCGCGCTCGGGGCTATCTTTCCATCCGTCCAGAAGCTGTCTATCCCAGTCAGGCGCTCCAAAGGTGACAGGCACGAGGTCGCATTGTACAAGGCCACCGGGACTGAGTTCCCTAATCTCGAACGACTGTCCCTCACGCTCGACGCGGGACTCGAAGTGTTTGATGGCGACAATGAAGTTTACCACAGCGTAGTCTTTATCGAACCACGCAAGAAGCGGAAGGAGCAGTCAAAGGTTCAATCAACAGAGGACGCGATTTTGAGACACGACTTTAATCTACTGGAGTTGCTTCCGACCATGCGAATGGTGAATCAGCATCGCTGGGAATGGTCTGAAGATTCGGTGGTCTTGAAGCAGGGAGACCCAGGCTTCACCTTCAGCCAAAACATTCTGGACGTGATGGTCAACTCGGCGATTGATGGAAAGTGGGCAAGGCAGATCTTTGATGTCGTGGCGgcttcctctccaaaacTGCCAAGAATGATAGTGCGCACTAGGGGTTGCAATTTGAGTGTCCGTAATGTCCGTAAGGCCAAAGAGCAGCGCCATTTCAGTGATGATTCTTGGCCCTGCCGGGAGGATCCGGTAGGCCGGGAAAACGATGAGATGGCGTCATTGATGCACGCACTTCGGAAGCAGTGGCTTGTTGACAggtgtcttggtggtggtggacgcAGCGGTGATGGTTCTGGCGttgtgaaggtgaaggaggtcaGGGGGGAGATGTCAACACGGCAAAGAATCTTGCAGGAATATTGGGAGAACGAACTGCTGaaggtcgaggagaagggtgGATTACCGTTGCATTTTAGGTACCTCTGGCCGCGGGTCGACGAGGGGAgtaagtggtggtggaaagatTGGCAGAgttgggagttggagggtgtTTAAGTCACGAGTGTTGTAGGTAACATGTTTGAACGAGCCTGGGAGTAGGCACTCATAGCTAGGCATATCTTAGTTCGTGGTCTACTTTGCCCGGTCTCAATAGTCTGACGAAATCCAACACATGTCCAACCCCTCTAGCTCGGATTTTTCGTATGTTGCGTAGGGCGGACCGGCTCACTCACGTAGGTGAGGTTTCATCCGACCTCTGCCCTGAGTCGCCCTCTTCAATTTGATCTGCCGCACCAATATTCTGCTTCGGGCCTTCCTGCCGGATAGGTTCCATGTTGAGCTCCATATTCGACCGCATGGTCgatcccctttccccctcacAGCTGTCCTGTTCCTCTACGTCGGTCCGCGGGTTCGGCAAATCTTCCACTGGCTGTCCATCGGTCTTCATCGCGGAAGGGTCTTCAGGCTCGGGAAGCAATCCATACCAAGCAAACGCGGGAATGACAAGCAGCCTGGCGTCTTCTTGAGTCGGGCAAATTCCGGTGTCCACAGCAATTTTGGCCAATGCTTCAAATAACGAATTCTCGAACTGTCTGGGTGTTGTCGTATTGGCTTTCCCTGGCTCACTCCGGCCGTTTCCACCATTTTGATTGCTTGCTGTGGTTTGTCCATGGGGCGTCAGTCTGGTTGTTGTCCCTCTGACTTCCCTGATATGACCCGCTAGGGCAaagatgaagagggagaaCAGCTCCATAGCATACGCATGCACTAAAGAATCGCGCCGGATCTTGACCAGGGTCATGACCTCATCAGCGGGAATACCGGGGAGCGGCCGTCGTTCAATTTCCGATCTTTCCTCTGGAAGGTCGTCGTCTTGTAATTGTGAAATATCGCTGTAGATCGTAATGAAAGTCAGATGTACGAAACGATATACTTTTGCAAACAGCCAGTTGCGCTTACCTCGCATACGATGATAAAAACATTCCCCAACAAGATGGTTCCCTGGTGTAGCCATCAGATGTCCAGTTTATGTCGGTGTTTGGATATGCCTGAAACGTTGCCTGATCAAGCCAATCGGGCAAACTACTGGCGTTTCTAGCAGTTCTGAATCTTGTAGAGCTGCTTATAACGCGCTTGTCTGTTGTCGTACGATGGATGTCCCATCTGCCGTAGGTGGAAACTACCAAGAGGGCTTCAAACACATCTCCGATACCTACGCTCTCTCCGTACCAACCTCGTGTCCTTCGCCAAGGAAATATCATCCTTGATGGGTGGCACTGGTGATCTTCATTAGATACGGGAGGGCGACTGTTCAATTGACAGTCAAACATCCATCACAGTTGAATTTGACCACCAAACAAGAAGTTGTGCAAGGGGGACTTTGACTTCCATCTAATATCGCTCAATGCCCGTTGACTCCCGATGTTTAGCAAATCGATGATTAGCCAAAAAGCCTTCGTCAAACCGTCAGCAAATGTGCTGTGTTGAGTATCAGGTGCTCGCAAGGCTGGAGCTCCCATCCAAAGATTTAACAGGAAATCAACAATCGTGCCGCAGCTCGTTGTATTATCGTATTTGTCCGCCCTAAAAATAGTGCTGGAAAGCTAATATGTAACCTTCGAAATTGTGTTGTTGTCTCTGAGCGGATTATTTATACTGTGTAGAAGGCGGCCATAGTATCGAGGGTTGACGAGGTAGGATAGAGTTTGAGAGTTTCTATCCTCCTTGTTGACAAGGCCGGCAATTACACCCCATTGCTCACCATGCAGCTGTTGCACCTGGCTGTCATTGAGTTCATCAGACTCGCTCTGACTGGTGACACCTAAGATCAAGAAAGCCCAGCAGTCATCTAACCGTTCGAAGTGAATGGAGGAAAGTCCCTTGGCAACGTCTTTTCTGACATATGCTCTGACAGTAGTCATAAGTAATGTTACGGCAAGTTGGATGATTGCGGCCGACCAATGCAACCCCCTTAGACCCACAAACTGAACCACAAAGCCCACGGTGGCCAGAGAGACCCCTGTAATCAATAAGGCCCTAACTCGATATCATCAGTCCTGACGTGCCAAGAACTGCCCGGGTTTTAAAGGCTCCTGAGTCTTACTTGGCTGAGTCGTTTGATCCTGTGTAGGACGATGAACGGAGGTCAGGATTATCCTCGGGATTGAATATGGCATAAGTCCCAAAATGCTGATCATTTACAGTAGCCTCGAACTGCAGTCGAAAGATACGGACTTTTCGTCGCATTTCTGGTGGACAAAGCCAGCTTTGTTCTTCGCTGACTGAGTCCACCAGATGTCCACACAACACGACCCAGACAGTCAACATCATGGTCCCTGCCAAGTAACATGGATAGCCATAATCTGAGGAGCGATTCGTATCCTGTGACCAATTCCATTTGTATGTAGCGAGACCGCAGAGAACCACACATGCTGTTTGGAGTGCAATTCCCACAGCAGCCCACTTCCAGATCTGTTTTCGTGAAACAGGGGGACTGCTGACGTTGAGGCTGAGATTCGGCGGTGGCTCTAGAGGTGGCGAATAAAAGCCAATATCATCCGGGTTCTGGAACATCTCGTCGTCCTGTTCACTGGTGATAGGAAATATTTCGCCTGTGTCTGTCCTCAAAAAGGGTTAGGGACATTTTAGGTTAACCACGGATGCGCACAATGCGACTGCCCGTCCAGAGTTCGCACACTTCGGTGGACGTCGACGACAGGAGCTCTATCTCGGCACTGGCCCTGTCTTCTTTAGCTTTATCAGACCTCGGCAGTTAGCAACGGTCCTATCAAACCACTAAAAGAAAAGACACGGAGAATCATTGGGCGGCCAGGCGGGTTAGGTATACAACTTTCCAATTAACGCGTCCGAAATCGGTACTTGATCACCAGCGATGCGGATAGCGCTGACAATGATGTTTAAAATACCAAGTGGACCCATAGCCAGGAGCACGCTGTCGGCCCAACCAATACTC
This genomic window contains:
- a CDS encoding hypothetical protein (EggNog:ENOG503P4GU) — protein: MASIHRLSTEVVLQICELLHEDHRPSLVSFALANKQYHTIASVSLFQKITFNITTPNRLEKHVAKCTGVLERNHAFQHVRSVAIVGSYDEEFYMRDGYYRSDLTERDKDNDMFHFHHWNAGRAPSLQWDINNARLHGIPDYSEFRERASGNEFHSTDVREAYDMDEEWEPMAQLFDRLPGLREVVYKCQVQFPPCLLQALHDKMPQITPRLHLRAFKLRMMNDTITAWTDPDPHEMALLKSPCLDSLWFVDTVASWSRWISSRSRDSRAREEQKNLHAFCEMVDRWPIVPNLHEVGVMGNYTHVQGTRSDNILLAIMRNAAKKNTLRLKTLNLDCAYVSQILAMDPSLDLSMLRALHLLNMSHNSVIDALSAQSLPLLRDLSIQFIFTASWKEYDRVKQFVRGFRNLESLRVRGWDWSVASFSDWCGEITPYQTVRSLDLGCGEENGVMSSSIQTELEIMFLGYVYPGVETLSLPIRRSKGDQHEVRLYQTLGRSFPKLKRLALTLEALLPGVERLPSQLLNPAAPAQTHLSGAPGVYRDPLGGWDPIVQSRESYSYLPFPKQPFIIGRYSPFLNGDILDLFVNSALDAKLARQIFDAISSSCHTSSRLETMMVRSKALIRFRSAYNPEPESNGYVAGTGTGYGRYDEDGYIRPLLTGLTRQWLLDTLLCNDSGERVRVKEIGARAEGLKREPVDPQSVPITDRLAFFKAELIRIEACNKGKYLNERKGWWENVRVPEEHSLMVHFRELWPGRKEGGRGWWEDWESWDLETVSEQGQT
- a CDS encoding hypothetical protein (EggNog:ENOG503P4GU), which encodes MQFAPCLLRALHEKSHTVRLHLHTFKLRMLDRNPRILDSRERLPVTVPQVGEFDHAGCLFRPASLTNLQTGTCPLNTVKSLRFVKWDEGYVEPGLEGEEGPYVLGGSIKTIEELAALGAIFPSVQKLSIPVRRSKGDRHEVALYKATGTEFPNLERLSLTLDAGLEVFDGDNEVYHSVVFIEPRKKRKEQSKVQSTEDAILRHDFNLLELLPTMRMVNQHRWEWSEDSVVLKQGDPGFTFSQNILDVMVNSAIDGKWARQIFDVVAASSPKLPRMIVRTRGCNLSVRNVRKAKEQRHFSDDSWPCREDPVGRENDEMASLMHALRKQWLVDRCLGGGGRSGDGSGVVKVKEVRGEMSTRQRILQEYWENELLKVEEKGGLPLHFRYLWPRVDEGSKWWWKDWQSWELEGV
- a CDS encoding hypothetical protein (EggNog:ENOG503P1A7; COG:M), whose translation is MTLVKIRRDSLVHAYAMELFSLFIFALAGHIREVRGTTTRLTPHGQTTASNQNGGNGRSEPGKANTTTPRQFENSLFEALAKIAVDTGICPTQEDARLLVIPAFAWYGLLPEPEDPSAMKTDGQPVEDLPNPRTDVEEQDSCEGERGSTMRSNMELNMEPIRQEGPKQNIGAADQIEEGDSGQRSDETSPT
- a CDS encoding hypothetical protein (EggNog:ENOG503P1A7; COG:M) translates to MATPNGDFDGNDFANNLFTDLAPLLTLFGDIGWADSVLLAMGPLGILNIIVSAIRIAGDQVPISDALIGKLYT